The window CCCCTGTAGGCGTGCTCGTTCCCACGCTCCGCGTCACTAGTGTCCGGTAAAAACCGAAAGGGGCACGCCGCAGCCTTTGTGGCGAGCGGGCTTGTCGGGACGTTGCACCGCCGCGCTCGGCTGCAAAGCAGCCGTAACCCCGCTGATGCATCGCGTTGACCGGATCTGGGGGCGCTCCGCGCCCCAGCGCAGGCAAGCCTGCTCGCCACATTGGTCCGTGGTGCAACTAGGTGATTTGATCGTTCCCACGCTCCGCGTGGGAATGCAGCCCGTGACGCTCTGCGTCACAAGAGCGGACGCCGAGCGTCCAGAGAGGCATTTCCACGCAGTACGTGGGAACGATCGGCGGTAGTCTGCTGCGGGCGGCGCTTCAGGGAGATTTGCAGTGCAGGCCCTGAATCGATCACGCCGGGTGGATCATGACGTTGATCCGCCGCCGCTCGATGACCTTGAGCGCGCCGGCGCCGCCGGTGAGCTTGTCGAAGGTGACGGTCACATCCGCGTTTTTCGCCGGGCTGGGCTCGACCTTGATGACCTGGTAGGTCTTGCCATCCACGACTTCGGTCGCGGCAGCGTCCTGGAACTTGATCGTTGCGGCATCCGACGTGCTGGCGACCCAGGTTTCACCCTGCTTGACCATCAGTTTTGCACGGTAGGCATCGCCGGCGACGCTGTGGAAAGTGCAGCCATCGAAGGCTTCAGTCTGCGTCTCGCAGTACGGTGCCTTGGCTCCCGGGCGCAGCGGATTCTCGATCGCATAGGCAACGTCTTCGGCTTTGCCGGGTGGGTTGGCGAAGGCGTAGCTGCAGGCCAGGGCGCTGATGAGACTGATGGAAAGTTTGCTGATCATTGCAGGCATCCTCAAGTGATCGACACTTGAACCCGCGCACGGCTGGCCGACGCGGGTTCGACTGTCTCTTCAATAAAACCCCTCGGGGTCTCAGGCTTCGAGCCCGGCGCGGGCCTGGCCGGTACGCAGCGTGAAATTCACGCCGATCGACAGCGCTGGTTCCGGCGGATTCCAGTTCGGCTTCGGTGCCGCCAGCAGGAACTCGGTCAGGCTCTCGTTCTTGCCTGCCAGCATGTTGGCCAGCAACGTGCCGGTAGCGGTGCCACGGACGGTGCCCAGGCCGTTGCAACCCAACGCGCCGTAGACGTTCTCGCGCAGTTGGCCGAAGAAGCCCTGGCCGTTGCGGGTCATGGCCAGGCCGCCACCCCAGGTGTGTTCGAACTCGACATTGGTCAACGTCGGGAAGCGCCGTTCGAAGGACAACCGGTGGGACTGGCGAACCTTGTCGGTGTAGCCCGGCTTGTGGCGACCATCAGGGTTGAAGCTGAAGCTGTTGCGCACCAGGATCCGGTTGTCGTGAGTGCGGCGCAGGGTGCTGCCGAACGGATCGGCCGGGATCACGCCCCAGAAGTCCTTGCCGCCGATGCTGGCCTGCTCGGCCGCGGTCAGTGGGCGGGTCAGGCTGCCGTAGGTGAAGATCGGCAGCATGCGGCCCTGCAGGAAGCCGAAATACTGGCCGAAGGCGTTGTTGGCGAGGATCAGCTTGTCGGCGATGATCCGGCCGGTCGGGTGGTGCAGGGTGGTTTTCTGACCGTAATCGACCGCGGTGATCGGCGTGTCTTCGTACAGCTTGACGTTCTCCGGCAGGCTGTCGGCCAGGCCTTTGACCAGCGCCGATGGCTGGACCAGCATGGTGCCCGGGGTGAACAGTGCCTTGCGGTAGAACGAGGTGCCGATGTGCTCCTTCAGCTCGTCGCCCTCGATGAGCTGCACCTTCTCGCCGAGTTTCTCCAGGCCGCCACGGTAGGCGTTGAGCACCGCGATGCCCTTGTCCTCGATGGCCGCCTGGTACTTGCCGGAGTGGCGCAACTGGGCGTCGACGATGTTGTGCTGCTCCACCAGGTCACGAAGGATGTGCTGGCCGCGCTGGTTCAGCGCCAGGATGTTCTTGGCGTTGGCCTGGTCACCGATGTAGTCCGGTGCGCCGATGTCGTGGGGCACGTCGATGAGGAAGCCGGCGTTGCGCCCCGACGTGCCGAAACCGACCTGCTGGGCCTCGACGAGGATGACCGTGTCATTGGGGAAGTTCAGCGCCAATTGGCGGGCTGCCGCCAGGCCGGTGAAGCCACCACCGATCACCACCCAGGGAGCCTGGGCATCGCCAATCAGTGGCGGGCGCGGCTGACGCAGGCGGCTGGTGTGGAACCAGCCGGGGGAGGAGTCGTCGCTGGGCAGCGAACCGATGCGCTGCAGGCTGTCCGGATCGCTTGGCAAACCATCGGACAGCAGCGACGCCGCGCCCCCGGCTGCCACGATACCGGCACCTACGCCAGCGCCAATCAGTAGATTTCTTCGTGAGACGGTCATTTCAGGTTAACTCTGAGAGGAGGGAAAACTTTTCAAACGTCGCCAGGCACACGGTTTCTGGCGATGCGCCGCGCTCTGGGCAGCTGAATGTGTTGATGTGGATCAATGAATTCACAATGTATACATAATGTATAATTGTGAGTTGGCACAGTCAAACCTTTGCTGGCGTGCCCGGGCTTGAGCGGTTTTGGCCTTCGCTGTCGGTGTCGGTTTGGTGATGTCGGAGGGTGGGCAGTCTGTCCGGAACGGAGCCTGCAGCGGTTTTGCCCTGTCGATATTGGAAAGGGTAGAGAGGGGGAGCATCCATGTGGTATCCACAGACTCCAGACGGTCGATACTTCGTGGTCAAGGACCGGCTTTGGCGGTGTTCCAATCCCGCGCTGCCGGAATCGCTGCGCCAGCAGCATGTGAACGAACTGATGCAGGCGCGGCGAGACGTGAAGCAGGCGATGGGCAACGACGATGCCCATGCGCTGAAGGTTGCCAGGGCACGGGTCGATGCGGCGAAGGTGGCGCTAGGCGAACGCGGCGCGCCCTGGTGGACCGATGGGAGCCCGGACTACAACCGGCACAACGTCATGCGAACGCCCTATGCGCAGTGGTACCGGTCGTTGAGTGCAGCGGCGGATGGCAGTTCGTAGTGTGCGAAGGCGTAGCCGGCCGTTTGGGGATTCATCGTTTCCTGTGGCAGGTTCGGGGTGACCTTGAACATGGCAAATCTCCAACCCGGTGGTTGGAGCCGTCACTCCATCCCTCCAGATACGATTCCCGACTCCAGAATGAGGGAGCCTCAAACTGTTTCGAGAGTGGGAATGCTTTCCGGTATTGAGAGCTTAAAACCTGAAAAAATCTTCGATGATGTTTCGCTTCAGTGGCTTGCAGACAACCGATTCTCTTCCGGAGAAAACCATGCAGCGGCCCGGTATATCGTTGTTCACTACGCTCACGCCTTGGGCGATGATCGAGTGGTCGGCAATGTTGCAGCCGCCAATGATCGCTGAGTTTGGGTACATGATGACCCCTTCTCCCAGTGAAGGCGCCGCACCGTGGTTTTTGCCTACTGTTGAATTCTGATAGATGACCAGGTAGTTACTGTAGTTTGCCTTCGCCAGAACAATACCTGTCGAGTGCCCGATGAAGAAGATGTCCGGCATGGCTATCTCGTAAAACATGTCGATGCCATTCAACAGCTTGTTCAGCAGGAAAAGCTTTGTAGGAACTTCAATTTCTCGAGTGTTGCGCCAGATGGTGTTGGCCAGGAAATAAAGGTAGGTACAGTACTGGGAAGAATGCAGGTAGTTGAAACTGTCCTGCTCCCAGGTTTTCACCGCGTTGATGCAGTGTCGCAATCTCGCCAGGGCCTCATCGATATGTTGTTCGATAACGCCTTTGATAGGGGCGCTTCTTCCGTCTGGAAAAAAGACAGTCAGTTGTCCGGTAGTAAAATCAATCAGCTCACGGCGACTGCTATTAACGAGATTCATCATATTCTTCAGCTATGGTGTTGCCTGCCAACAGGGCATTCATCTTTATCCGTGTCCTGTTGGAAAGCAAGTGGCCTGCTCCGCGTCAAGGCATGCTCTTGATCTGGCTGCTAGGTTGGGCGAGAGGTCGGATCGCGTTTTCGGCGAAGCTGCAAGCGGGCAAGCAGGTCGCTTCCGGCCGTCATCCAATCGACATCTTGAACCATTACGCTCGGACGAGGCTCTTTCAATAGACGTCAGTCCGGCCACTGATTTCGAGATGACCCCCATGAAGGCAATGGACACTGCTACAGCCAAAAGGAAAGGTATCAAGCTCCGGGCGACGGTGATCTACCGCAAGGACGGGGAGGTGCTTTTCGTACGCAAGCGCAATTCCAAGTGGAACCTGCCCGGCGGCACCGTCGAACACGATGAAACGCCCTTGCAGGCCGCGCATCGGGAGATGGCCGAGGAGACGGGCCTGGCATTCGACGAGCTGCGCTACATCTCCGAATTCCGCGAGGCCAAGGTCATCCACTACCTGTTCGAGGCCCGCAAGACCGCTTCGAAACCTCGCCCTTGCAACGAAATCGAGGCGTGCCGCTGGATCAGCGCCCGGCAGGTTTCCAAGCGCCGGGTGCGGCGCCCGATCAAGACCCTCCTCAAGCGCTGCGCCTGAGCAGGACAGGCGAGGCCTCCGGGCCTCGCCGCCGTGCCGCTACAGCGCCCGGCTCTGCGGCTCCGGAATATGGCTGGCCCCCAGCAACGCCGGCAACATCCCCGCGCGCAGGTCGCCGCCACTCGGCTGCTGGTAGAGGCTCAGGCCGAACTCCGGCAACACCGCCAGCAGGTAATCGAAGATATCTCCCTGGATGCGCTCGTAGTCGGCCCACACCGTGGTGCGGGTGAAACAGTAGATTTCCAGCGGCACGCCCTGGGCGGTGGTCTGCATCTGGCGGACCATGCAGGTCATGCCCTGCTGGATTTCCGGATGGTTCTTGATGTACGCCAGGGCATAGGCGCGGAAGGTGCCAAGGTTGGTCATGCGCCGGCGGTTGGCCGACATCGCGGCGACGTTGCCCTGGGCCTCGTTCCAGGTTTTCAACTCGGCCTGCTTGCGCCCTATGTAGTCGGTGAGCAGGCGTACCTGAGTCAGGCGCTGTTCCTCGTCGTCATGCAGGAAGCGGATGCCGCTGGCGTCGATGAACAGGCTGCGCTTGATCCGCCGTCCACCGGACTGCTGCATGCCGCGCCAGTTGCGGAACGACTCGGACATCAGGCGCCAGGTCGGGATCGAGACGATGGTCTTGTCGAAGTTCTGCACCTTGACCGTGTGCAGGGTGATGTCCACCACGTCGCCGTCGGCGCCGACCTGCGGCATCTCGATCCAGTCGCCGACCCGCAGCATGTCGTTGCTGGTCAACTGCACGCTGGCGACGAACGACAGCAGGGTGTCCTTGTAGACCAGCAGGATCACTGCCGACATGGCGCCCAGACCGGACAGCAGCAACAGCGGCGAGCGATCGATCAGGGTGGCGACGATGACGATGGCGCCGAGCACGAACAGCACCATCTTCGCCAGTTGCACGTAGCCCTTGATCGAGCGTGTGCGGGCATGTTCGGTGCGTGCGTAGATATCCAGCAGGGCGTTGAGCAGGGCGCTCAGCACCAGCATCTGGAACAGGATGGTCACCGCCAGCGCGGCGTTGCCGAGGAACAGCAGGCCGGTCTTGCCCAGGTTCGGCACCAGGTACAGGCCGAACTGGATCACCAGTGACGGGGTCATCTGCGCCAGGCGGTGGAACACCTTGTTCTGGCGCAGGTCGTTGAGCCAGTGCATCGCCGGTTGCCGGCCCAGCAGGCGGGTGGCGTGCAGGATCAGGTAGCGCGCCAGCCGGCCGAGCAGCAGCGCGACGACCAGCAGCAGGGCCAGCGCCAGCCCGGTATGCAGCAGGGGATGTTGGTCGAGGGCGCCCCAGAGGTCCTGGGCGCCGATCCAGAGCTTTTTGATTTCCATGGGGATAAGGATTCTTCTGCAGGAAATGGCGGGGAGGGATTAGAGCATTTAACCGGGTGAAGATGACCGTTGAAGACACGTGCGTTCACAAAAACGTCACTGTTTATCGGCGGTTGTGCAAAGAAACTCGGCCTCGGCGCCGGAAACCGTTAACCTATGCAGCTGATATTTTGCATTTCTTCGAGGTCAGCCCCCGTGTTTTCCCAATTCGCCCTGCACGAACGCCTGCTCAAAGCCGTGGCCGAGCTTAACTTTGTCGAGCCCACCCCGGTGCAGGCAGCGGCCATTCCGCTCGCGCTCGAAGGGCGTGACCTGCGGGTGACGGCGCAGACCGGCAGTGGCAAGACCGCCGCGTTCGTCCTGCCGATCCTGCACCGCCTGATCGGCCCGGCGAAGATCCGCGTCAGCATCAAGACCCTGATCCTGCTGCCGACCCGCGAGCTGGCCCAACAGACGCTGAAGGAAGTCGAGCGCTTCTCGCAGTTCACCTTCATCAAGTCCGGCCTGATCACCGGCGGTGAGGATTTCAAGGTGCAGGCCGCGATGCTGCGCAAGGTGCCGGACATCCTGATCGGCACCCCGGGCCGCCTGATCGAGCACCTGAACGCCGGCAACCTGGACCTCAAGGAAGTTGAAGTGCTGGTGCTCGACGAAGCCGACCGCATGCTCGACATGGGCTTTGCCGACGACGTGCAGCGCCTGGTCGACGAGTGCGCCAAGCGCCAGCAGACCCTGCTGTTCTCCGCCACGACCGGCGGTTCCGGCCTGCGCGAGATGATCGCCAAGGTGCTGAACAACCCCGAGCACCTGCAGCTCAACGCCGTCAGCCAACTGGCCGAGAACACCCGCCAGCAGATCATCACGGCCGACCACGACCAGCACAAGGAACAGATCATCAACTGGCTGCTGGCCAACGAGACCTACGAGAAGGCGATCATCTTCACCAACACCCGGGTCATGGCCGACCGGATCTACGGCCGCCTGGTCGCCCAGCACTACAAGGCGTTCGTGCTGCACGGCGAGAAGGACCAGAAGGACCGCAAGCTGGCCATCGACCGTCTCAAGCAGGGCGCGGTGAAGATCCTCGTCGCCACCGACGTCGCCGCTCGCGGCCTGGATGTGGATGGCCTGGACCTGGTGATCAACTTCGACATGCCGCGTAGCGGCGACGAGTACGTACACCGAGTCGGCCGTACCGGTCGCGCCGGCAACGACGGCCTGGCGATCTCGCTGATCTGCCATGGCGACTGGAACCTGATGTCGAGCATCGAGCGTTACCTCAAGCAGAGCTTCGAGCGCCGCACCATCAAGGAGGTCAAGGGCACCTACAGCGGGCCGAAGAAGGTCAAGGCGTCGGGCAAGGCTGCCGGTACCAAGAAGAAAAAGACCGATGCCAAGGGCGACAAGAAGAAGTCGGCGGCCAAGACGCCAACCAAGCGCAAGACCGCCAACCGGCCGAAGAGCGATGCGCCGAAGCTGGTCAGCCAGGATGGCATGGCGCCGCTCAAGCGGCGCAAGCCACAGGCCTCGGCCGGCGAGTAACCGCCAGTCGGCCGGTTGAAACCGATGCACCCACCAATGCCCCGCCTGCCGGGGCATTGGCGTTTCATGGGGTTCGCTCAGGCGCTAGTAGCATTTTGCTAAAAGATCGGCGCGGACAGTGGCGCTGGGGTTATCGCGCTCTGTAGTATTTCCCGCTCACGTCAGCAGGATGATGGAGCCCTGGACGGCTCCACATAGGGAATATGCTCATGAACTACCTCGAACGCTCCATGTCCGCCTTGCGCTCCATCGGCATTACCTTTCCTGACCAGAATGCCCCGGTGCTGGCGCTGCTGGACCAGGTTGCGGTGTATGACAGCACGCGCGTCACCAATATCGCGGCCACCCTGCAACAGTCCACGGTGTTCAACGCCGCGATCCGCGACAAACTGCAGGGCATGGACATCAGCACCCGCTACGCCGATATCGCCAGCAGCTTCGACTCGATCCAGAGCGATGCGCGGCAGATGCTTGAGTGGATGGCCGACGGCAAGCTGCAGTTCTCCGAACGTATCCAACTGGCCTGGTTGAACATGCGCCGTGGCTCGATCCCGGACCGTTTCGAGAAGATCCGCACCACCTACCTCGATGTGGCCAAGTCGGCCAACGAGCAGATTCGCCTGGAAACGCTGATCCTGGATTCCTACCAGGACTATCGCCTGGCGATGAAGACCGCCGAGGTCGATGCCAGCGAAGTGCAGAAGATCGCCCAGGGCAGGATGGATGCCCGGCGCCAGGCCCTGGCCGACGCCACTGCCGCTCTGGAAGGCGAGCTGGAAGCCCCGGAGCGTTCCAAGCGCGAGCTGGCGCGGGACGTGGCCTTGCGTGATTTGCAGGACGAGGACAAGCGTTTCCAGATCATCACCGACATCGCCGACCAGCTCAAGGCCGGCTACAACGCCGCGGAGCTGGTATTCGCCCGCCTGAGCCAGTATCACTCGGTCAAGGAGCGGCTGTACCAGCGCGCGGTGAGTTTCTTCGCCACCAACGAGATCGTGTTCACCGGCCTGGCGGCGGGTTTTACCGCATCCGGCGGGTTGGCCGAGGTGACCAACACCCTCAATGCGATGAACGATGGCATCAACACCAGCCTCGAGGTCCAGGCCAAGGTCGGTGGCGACCAGCTCAATGCCGCGCTCAAGGCCGGCTATGGCACCACCCTGAAAGTCAGCTCGGTCAGGGCCCTGGCCGATGCCGTGGTCGACTTCCAGGCCAGCAGCCTGAATCTGATCCAGGAGCTGCGCAAGGAGTCCACCGCCGCCTCCGCCGAGATCGAATCGATCACCGAGGACAGCAAGCGTCGGTTCACCGCGCTGCTGCAGAAGGGGCTCTGACGTGAGCGGCGTCCCTCTCTCCGAGATGATGGGGGCGATGGCCCTTGTCGATGAGTTGCGCTACAGCAAGGCCGAGCTGCAGAAGCATCTCGACCTGCCGCTGCAGCGCCAGCAGATTGCCGAGCGGATTCGCGAGTACTACCGTG of the Pseudomonas vanderleydeniana genome contains:
- a CDS encoding NAD(P)/FAD-dependent oxidoreductase, which codes for MQRIGSLPSDDSSPGWFHTSRLRQPRPPLIGDAQAPWVVIGGGFTGLAAARQLALNFPNDTVILVEAQQVGFGTSGRNAGFLIDVPHDIGAPDYIGDQANAKNILALNQRGQHILRDLVEQHNIVDAQLRHSGKYQAAIEDKGIAVLNAYRGGLEKLGEKVQLIEGDELKEHIGTSFYRKALFTPGTMLVQPSALVKGLADSLPENVKLYEDTPITAVDYGQKTTLHHPTGRIIADKLILANNAFGQYFGFLQGRMLPIFTYGSLTRPLTAAEQASIGGKDFWGVIPADPFGSTLRRTHDNRILVRNSFSFNPDGRHKPGYTDKVRQSHRLSFERRFPTLTNVEFEHTWGGGLAMTRNGQGFFGQLRENVYGALGCNGLGTVRGTATGTLLANMLAGKNESLTEFLLAAPKPNWNPPEPALSIGVNFTLRTGQARAGLEA
- a CDS encoding NUDIX domain-containing protein, which produces MDTATAKRKGIKLRATVIYRKDGEVLFVRKRNSKWNLPGGTVEHDETPLQAAHREMAEETGLAFDELRYISEFREAKVIHYLFEARKTASKPRPCNEIEACRWISARQVSKRRVRRPIKTLLKRCA
- a CDS encoding mechanosensitive ion channel family protein, with translation MEIKKLWIGAQDLWGALDQHPLLHTGLALALLLVVALLLGRLARYLILHATRLLGRQPAMHWLNDLRQNKVFHRLAQMTPSLVIQFGLYLVPNLGKTGLLFLGNAALAVTILFQMLVLSALLNALLDIYARTEHARTRSIKGYVQLAKMVLFVLGAIVIVATLIDRSPLLLLSGLGAMSAVILLVYKDTLLSFVASVQLTSNDMLRVGDWIEMPQVGADGDVVDITLHTVKVQNFDKTIVSIPTWRLMSESFRNWRGMQQSGGRRIKRSLFIDASGIRFLHDDEEQRLTQVRLLTDYIGRKQAELKTWNEAQGNVAAMSANRRRMTNLGTFRAYALAYIKNHPEIQQGMTCMVRQMQTTAQGVPLEIYCFTRTTVWADYERIQGDIFDYLLAVLPEFGLSLYQQPSGGDLRAGMLPALLGASHIPEPQSRAL
- a CDS encoding DEAD/DEAH box helicase, with translation MFSQFALHERLLKAVAELNFVEPTPVQAAAIPLALEGRDLRVTAQTGSGKTAAFVLPILHRLIGPAKIRVSIKTLILLPTRELAQQTLKEVERFSQFTFIKSGLITGGEDFKVQAAMLRKVPDILIGTPGRLIEHLNAGNLDLKEVEVLVLDEADRMLDMGFADDVQRLVDECAKRQQTLLFSATTGGSGLREMIAKVLNNPEHLQLNAVSQLAENTRQQIITADHDQHKEQIINWLLANETYEKAIIFTNTRVMADRIYGRLVAQHYKAFVLHGEKDQKDRKLAIDRLKQGAVKILVATDVAARGLDVDGLDLVINFDMPRSGDEYVHRVGRTGRAGNDGLAISLICHGDWNLMSSIERYLKQSFERRTIKEVKGTYSGPKKVKASGKAAGTKKKKTDAKGDKKKSAAKTPTKRKTANRPKSDAPKLVSQDGMAPLKRRKPQASAGE
- a CDS encoding merozoite surface protein 3b, yielding MNYLERSMSALRSIGITFPDQNAPVLALLDQVAVYDSTRVTNIAATLQQSTVFNAAIRDKLQGMDISTRYADIASSFDSIQSDARQMLEWMADGKLQFSERIQLAWLNMRRGSIPDRFEKIRTTYLDVAKSANEQIRLETLILDSYQDYRLAMKTAEVDASEVQKIAQGRMDARRQALADATAALEGELEAPERSKRELARDVALRDLQDEDKRFQIITDIADQLKAGYNAAELVFARLSQYHSVKERLYQRAVSFFATNEIVFTGLAAGFTASGGLAEVTNTLNAMNDGINTSLEVQAKVGGDQLNAALKAGYGTTLKVSSVRALADAVVDFQASSLNLIQELRKESTAASAEIESITEDSKRRFTALLQKGL